A window of Bacteroidota bacterium contains these coding sequences:
- a CDS encoding glycosyltransferase family 2 protein has translation MDFKQLKKDLIEFNFDSLLLRVKKLKALLLRRVVLLGKKIKPNEIPVIINNRNRLTTLKQLIEWLEKIGMKHIYIIDNDSTYPPLLSYYKTCPHKIFFLGKNVGHLALWKTDIFNQFKKSYYIYTDSDVLPIAECPADAISYFMKILSKYSSIEKIGFGLKIDDLPEHYAAKTKVIEWEKKFWTKEIAPGIFDAAIDTTFALYCPYTNGAQWVSNAYRTGGKYVARHLPWYENTSAPTAEDQYYQENVKQGVSHWIQNSQAANEK, from the coding sequence ATGGATTTCAAGCAATTAAAAAAAGACCTTATTGAATTTAATTTTGATTCGCTTTTATTGCGCGTTAAAAAGCTTAAAGCGCTGTTGCTTCGAAGGGTTGTTCTTTTGGGTAAAAAAATTAAACCCAACGAAATTCCGGTTATCATTAACAATCGAAACCGATTAACAACACTCAAACAACTTATTGAATGGTTAGAGAAAATAGGAATGAAGCATATTTATATCATCGACAATGATTCGACCTATCCGCCGCTACTTTCATATTACAAAACCTGTCCGCATAAAATATTTTTTTTGGGCAAAAATGTTGGACATTTGGCACTATGGAAAACGGATATTTTTAATCAATTTAAAAAGAGTTACTACATCTATACCGATTCAGATGTGCTTCCTATAGCGGAATGCCCGGCGGATGCGATTTCCTATTTCATGAAAATTCTTAGTAAATATTCATCCATAGAAAAGATTGGATTCGGATTAAAAATTGATGATTTACCTGAACACTATGCAGCAAAAACAAAAGTGATTGAATGGGAAAAAAAATTCTGGACGAAGGAAATAGCACCCGGAATATTTGATGCTGCGATAGATACTACTTTTGCCTTGTACTGCCCCTATACAAATGGTGCGCAATGGGTTTCGAATGCTTACCGAACCGGTGGAAAGTATGTTGCAAGGCATTTACCTTGGTACGAAAATACAAGCGCTCCCACCGCCGAGGATCAGTATTATCAAGAAAATGTAAAACAAGGCGTTTCACATTGGATTCAAAATTCGCAAGCTGCAAATGAAAAATGA